In the genome of Eggerthella sp. YY7918, one region contains:
- a CDS encoding SLC13 family permease produces MEFSVKKIVFLAIAVVAGVGLAIIPPPEGLEVSSMQVLGILLAAVVLWAGQVFPEAATAIIMSVLFIVVAKVPIDTSLSAFSGTTFWLLVAAFGLGAAIKECGLLERISILLLRLFPKSYKGQVLGLSAVTTITSPVIPSKAAKCSILSPLTRGISEAMGYKNEGKEATGLFLSYYSAICYSPAMFITASVTTAALVGMYSPEIQAQYTMVVWALYAAPWLILMFLGNYFYISRRYRPASGNKLDVSFLDQRLADLGPWTKKEKIMGVVMILTILMWVFKSQLGIPEYAAVLFALVAALVFDILPIKKWRSNVAWDSLIFIGCAVSLSTVLPAVGVTDWLVAVVGPYTAMFFANPFLMIAGLAVLTLAVRFLILSEIGYLSVFTAFLFPLAIAAGVNPWIVGFIMNAFVIAWFLPYQSSVYLTAIHSAGDGWVTEKATTMYCFVYCGIALIASFLSYFAWQAMGIWGV; encoded by the coding sequence ATGGAATTCTCAGTAAAGAAGATCGTGTTTCTCGCCATTGCCGTGGTTGCAGGCGTGGGACTGGCGATCATCCCTCCTCCCGAGGGACTTGAGGTGTCGAGCATGCAGGTGCTCGGTATTTTGTTGGCTGCTGTAGTTTTATGGGCTGGTCAGGTGTTTCCTGAGGCGGCTACCGCTATCATCATGAGCGTATTGTTTATTGTGGTGGCGAAGGTGCCTATCGATACGTCGCTTTCGGCGTTTTCCGGAACAACGTTTTGGCTGCTGGTGGCAGCGTTTGGTCTCGGTGCTGCCATCAAGGAATGTGGCTTGCTGGAGCGTATTTCCATCTTGCTTCTGCGGCTGTTCCCGAAAAGCTATAAGGGCCAGGTACTCGGCCTGTCGGCTGTGACCACCATCACCTCGCCGGTCATTCCCAGTAAAGCGGCCAAGTGCAGTATTCTTTCTCCGCTTACTCGTGGCATCAGCGAGGCTATGGGTTACAAGAACGAGGGCAAGGAAGCGACTGGCCTGTTCCTTTCGTACTATTCGGCCATTTGCTATTCGCCCGCTATGTTCATTACCGCGTCGGTTACAACTGCGGCCTTGGTAGGCATGTACTCGCCGGAAATCCAAGCGCAGTACACGATGGTGGTTTGGGCGCTGTACGCCGCGCCGTGGCTCATTCTCATGTTCTTGGGCAACTACTTCTACATTAGCCGTCGTTATCGTCCCGCTTCGGGCAACAAGCTTGACGTAAGCTTCCTCGACCAGCGCCTTGCAGACTTGGGTCCCTGGACGAAAAAAGAGAAGATCATGGGCGTGGTCATGATTCTGACCATCCTCATGTGGGTGTTTAAGAGCCAGCTGGGCATCCCCGAGTATGCTGCTGTTCTGTTCGCCCTGGTTGCGGCTCTCGTGTTCGATATTCTGCCCATCAAAAAGTGGCGTTCGAACGTGGCTTGGGATTCGCTTATCTTTATCGGCTGCGCCGTAAGCTTGTCAACCGTACTGCCGGCCGTGGGCGTTACCGACTGGCTGGTTGCCGTTGTGGGACCGTACACCGCGATGTTCTTCGCAAATCCATTCCTCATGATCGCAGGTTTGGCTGTTCTGACGCTGGCCGTGCGCTTCTTGATTCTGTCCGAGATCGGTTACCTGTCGGTATTCACCGCTTTCTTGTTCCCGCTCGCCATTGCGGCAGGTGTGAATCCTTGGATCGTTGGTTTCATCATGAACGCATTTGTAATCGCATGGTTCTTGCCATACCAGAGTTCAGTGTACCTGACAGCTATCCACAGCGCTGGAGACGGATGGGTCACTGAGAAGGCAACGACGATGTATTGCTTTGTGTATTGCGGAATTGCGCTTATTGCTTCGTTCCTGTCGTACTTCGCTTGGCAGGCTATGGGCATTTGGGGGGTATAG